AGCGTGACGATGTCTCGGCCTTCCTGGAGGCGCTGGACCGGATGTGCGCGCAAGCCGCGCCGGCACAGACCACCGAGGCCTTCCTGGGTGGCATTCGTAAGGAGATCTGAACCATGGATCGCATCTACAACGGCATGCGGGCCACCGACCTCGGCACCGAGGGGTGGAGCAAGCCGTGGAGCGGCGGCAACGGAGGCAGCTGCGTGGAGGTCATGCGTCTGGGGGACGGCCGGGTCGCCGTCCGCCAGTCCACCGACCCGGCGGGCCCCGCTCTGATCTACACGCACCACGAGATGGAAACGTTCATCCGCGGCGCGAAGGCCGGCGAGGCCGACTTCCTGCTCGCCGGACCGAGCGTCAGCGGCGAGTGAGGCGGCCCCGCCGGCGAACGCGGCGGGGCGGCACCGGCACAACGGGCACCGAAGGTCATGCGTACCGAAGGGAACAACTGCGTGAGCGAGCAGGGATTCACGGTCGACCAGATCGACACCAGCCGGCCCCACCCGGCCCGGATGTACGACTACTACCTCGACGGCTGGGACAACTACGAGGTCGACCGGCAGGCCGCCGAGCGCGTCATCGAGGCCCACCCCCAGGTCCGCCTCTCCGCCCGCGCGAACCGCGCCTTCCTGCGCCGGGCCGTCCGCGAGGTGGTGGGCGGCGGCATCCGCCAGATCATCGACGTCGGCACGGGCATACCCACCTCGCCCAACACCCACGAGGTGGCCCGGGAGGTGGCGCCGGACGTGAAGGTGGCCTACGTCGACAACGACCCGATCGTCGCCACCCACGCCGGGGCGAAGCTGACGAACGCGGGCGACGCCGGATTTGCCCTCGGCGACGTCCGCGACCCCGCGGCGATCCTCGCCGATCCCGTGGTCCGCACCCTCATCGACTTCGACCGGCCGGTGGCCCTGCTGCTCGTCGCCGTCCTGCACTTCGTCAAGGACGAGGAGGACCCCGCGGGCATCGTCGCCGCCTTCGCCGAGGCGCTGCCCTCCGGCAGCTGCCTCGTGCTCTCCCACGCCACCGGCGAACCCTACGAGGCGTACGAGGCGGGCCGCACGGACGAGGTGGCCCGGGACGGCGTCCTCGACGTCTACAAGAACGCCACCGCCACCCTGAACCTGCGCGGGCGCGCCGAGATCGCGCCGCTCTTCGGCGCGTTCACCCTCCTCGACCCCGGACTGGTCCGGGTACCGCTGTGGCGCCCGGACGGGCCGGTGCCGGGCGCCGAGGAGCTGAGCAACACCATTTTCTACGGGGGAGTCGGCCGCAAGGCCTAGGGCCTGTCCTAGCGGGAGCCCCGCGCCGGGATGTCGCAGCTGTCCTTGAACCCCTGGCCGGTCAGCCCGAACGCCGCGTTGACGCGCGAGCGGAGGTTCTCGACCGCGACCATCGCGGTCAGCTCGACCAGACCCTCGTCGCCGAGGTGCTGCCGCAGCCGCCCGGACAGGTCGTCCTCGACCGTCGGCGGGGTCGCGGTCATCGCCTCGGCGTACTCCATGACGTCCCGCTCCAGCGGGGTGTAGACCTCGCTCTCCCGCCACCGGGGCACGTCGTGCAGCTTCTCGTGCGTCATGCCGTGCCTGCGGTTCTCCCAGTAGCCGAAGTCCATGCACCACGAGCAGCCGATGGCCGACGCCGACGCCATCACCGCGAGGGCCTTCAGACCGGGGTCGAGCTTCTTCCAGCGGCCCACCGACAGCTCGAAACGGGTCGTGCCGATCAGCACCCGGCGGTGGTGGCCGTAGGCCATCAGCGGTTCGAGGACCTTCCCGTAAGCGCGCCGGGAGTACCACTCCAGCAGGCGGATCAGCGGGGTGCGGGGCGGGGTGAGGGAGATGCGGGCCATGTCGGGTACCTCCGGTGGTCGTGCGCGTGTCGTCGCGGGTGTCGTCCGGTGGCGGCCGCTTCCGCGGTCGCCTCTGCCCGTACGACGGACGGGCCGTGCCCGTTCGTGACATCCGGGCGGGGAAGACCTGAGAAATCCTTTCCCGGCCCGCCGTGGACCCCCGCCTACGCTGGGGGACATGCACGACGAGCTGTTCCCCCGCCCCGCCGCCGAGATCGTCCCGGGCGCCGTGCACATCCCCGGCTGGCTGGACGAGGCCGCGCAGCGCCGTCTGCTGGCCGACTGCCGGGAGTGGGCGAAACCCCCGGCGGGCCTGCGGACCGTACGGATGCCGAGCGGCGGCGAGATGTCCGTACGATCGGTCTGCCTGGGCTGGCACTGGTTCCCCTACGGCTACGCCCGGACCGTCGTCGACGGCGACGGCTCACCCGTCAAGCCCTTCCCGGACCGGCTCGGCGAGCTGGCCCGGGCGGCGGTGGCGCGCGCCTACGGACAGCAGGCGGCGACAGCCGAGTACGACATCGCGCTCGTGAACTTCTACGAGGCGGGTTCGCACATGGGCCTGCACCGGGACAGCGACGAGAAGTCCGACGCGCCGGTCGTCTCGCTTAGCCTCGGCGACACCTGCGTCTTCCGCTTCGGGCACCCCGGCGGCCGCACCCGGCCCTGGACCGACGTCGAGCTGCGCAGCGGTGATCTCTTCGTCTTCGGCGGCCCCTCCCGGCTCGCCTACCACGGCGTCCCCCGCACCAGGCCGGGCACCGCGCCACCCGGCCTGGGCCTGACCGGCCGGCTCAACATCACCCTGCGCGTCAGCGGACTGTGAACGCCCTCCACACGGCGCCCGCCGGAAAAATTGACGTGCGCGCCGGGCGCCGAGCCTGCACAGTGGTTTCCCGGCCGACCTGGACGCCGCCGTCCGGGCCCCTAAGTCAACGGGGGTGGGCCCGGGCGGTGACGTCCAGGTGTACGCGCAGCTCAGCGGCCCGGCGCGTGGGATGGATCACCGTGTGCTCCGGCCGCTCGGGCCGATAATGGGGGGACCTGCCCTCCCCCGTGGCCCGCACGGCACGGGGGCGCCCCCATCGCCCTGGAGGTGCCGTGACCGGCTCCCGACCGCACAGCTCACCGCTCGACTCGCTGCGCCCGGCCGCCTTCGGGGCGGATCCGTCCGGGGAGCGGATGGCGCGCATCCGGCGGTCGCCGCACTTCGCCGACGGCCGGTTCGTCAATCCGGTCGCGGCCGACCGGACGCCGTCCGGCTCCATGCTGAAGTTCCTGCCCACCTACTTCCGCAAGGACGAGCGCGTCCGCAGAGCGCCTGCCGGGCCGGTGCCCGTGCACCCCACGACCATCGCCGACCTCGCGGACCCGGCCGCCTCCGGGCTGCGCATCACCTGGATGGGCCACTCCAGCGTCCTCGCCGAGATCGACGGCCGCCGACTGCTGTTCGACCCGGTGTGGGGCGAGCGCTGCTCGCCGTTCGACTTCGCGGGGCCCAAGCGCCTGCACCCGGTGCCGGTGCCGCTGGCCGAGGTCGGGCCGGTCGACGCGGTGATCATCTCCCACGACCACTACGACCACCTGGACCTGCCGACGGTCAAGGCCCTGGCCCGGGCCGGTACGCGCTTCGTCGTACCGCTCGGCGTCGGCGCCCACCTCGAACACTGGGGGGTGCGGGCCGACCGGGTGACCGAACTCGACTGGCACGAGTCGACCCAGGTCGTCGAGGGCCTCACGCTCACCGCCACCCCCGCCCGGCACTTCTGCGGTCGGGGGCTGCGCAACACCCAGCACACGCTGTGGGCGTCCTGGGTGGTCACCGGCCCCGAGCACCGGATCTTCCACAGTGGTGACACCGGTTACTTCCCGGGCTTCGCGGAGATCGGCGCCCAGTACGGGCCCTTCGACGTCACGATGGTGCAGATCGGTGCGTACAGCGAATTCTGGCCGGACATCCACATGACCCCCGAGGAGGGCATGCGCGCCCATCTCGACCTGCAGGGCGGTGCGCCCCGCGGGATCATGCTGCCGATCCACTGGGGGACGTTCAACCTCGCCCCGCACCCCTGGGAGGAGCCCGCCGAGGGGACGCTCGCCGCGGCCCACCGCGCCGGAGCGGCGGTGGCCACCCCCCGTCCCGGGCAGCCGTTCGAGCCTGCCGCCGGGCTCCGGGCCGACCCGTGGTGGCGTGCGGTCGCGGTGCGGCCGGCGGGCGGCTGGGCCGACATCGGGGACGACGCCGCGAGCGGTGCCGAGGACGACGCCGAGGTCATTCTGCAGGCGTAGCGGGCCGGTCGGCGGCGCCCGGGCGGGTGCCGGGCTTTCGTGGCGGTATTTCACCAGGATGCGTACGAACCTCTTGTGGCGTGCGCGGAAGGGCCGCTTCAATGGCGCCGATGGTTAGGAAAGCTTCCTAACAGCCGATCGGGAACGGAGCTCCGCATGCCCGCGCGCACCTCGAAGAGGATCCCTGTGTCCGGCCGTCTCGCCCTCGTGGGCCTGGCCGCCGCGATCCCCACCGCCCTCATGCTCAGCGGGGGCGGCCAGGCATCCGCCACCGCGACCTCCCCTGACGCCGCCCCCGCTCCCCGGGCGACCCTCCGCACCCTGGCGGCGGGCACCGACCTGAACGACCCGTACAAGAAGGACATGGCCATGCGGCTGGTGTCGAGCGCGGAGAACTCCTCGCTCGACTGGCGCGCCCAGTTCACCTACATCGAGGACATAGGCGACGGCCGCGGCTACACCGCCGGCATCATCGGCTTCTGTTCCGGCACCGGCGACATGCTCGACCTCGTCGAGCGGTACACGAAGCAGAAGCCCGACAACCCGCTCGCCAAGTACCTCCCCGCCCTGCGCAAGGTCAACGGCAGCGACTCGCACGCCGGCCTCGGCAAGCCCTTCGAGGACGCCTGGAAGAAGGCCGCCCAGCACAAGGCCTTCCAGGACGCGCAGGAGTCCGAGCGCGACCGTGTCTACTTCGACCCGGCGGTCAAGCAGGCCAAGGCCGACGGCCTGCGTGCGCTCGGCCAGTTCGCCTACTACGACGCGATCGTCATGCACGGCCCCGGCAGCAGCAAGGACAGCTTCGGCGGCATCCGCAAGGCCGCACTGGCCAAGGCCAAGCCCCCGGCGCAGGGCGGCGACGAGAAGACCTATCTGGGCGCCTTCCTCGACGCCCGCAAGAAGGCCATGCAGAGCGAGGAGGCGCACAGCGACACCAGCCGCGTCGACACCGCACAGCGCGTCTTCCTCAACAACGGCAACTTCGACCTCAAGCCGCCGCTGAAGTGGAAGGTCTACGGCGACTCCTACGAGATCAAGGAGTAGCCGTACACGCCCGCGCACCCTCCGCCGAGGGTGCGCGGGCGGCCCCCGGGCCCACCCCGGGTCAGAGCGCGTCCAGGTCGCAGCAGGAGTCACGGCGCAACTGCCGCCCCACCGCGAGCCAGTCCTCCTGCCGCACCCCCGCGCGAGGGGCCGGGACGCCCGCCGGCTCGTACGCGCCGACCAGCCGCGCCTGCTCGAACGGCACCCCGCCACGCAGCACCGACTCCGTGCGGACGAGCGAGTCGAAGTCCGTGAACGGATCGCCGTCGATCACCGTCACGTCGGCGAACTTGCCGACCTCCAGGGTGCCCAGATCCCGCTCCGCGCCGAGAGCCCGCGCGGGCAGCACCGTCGCGGTGCTCAGCGCCTGGGCCGCCGACAGCCCGAAGCGGTGCAGGGCCCGCAGCCCCAGATGCAAGGAGAGTCCGACCGGCACCAGCGGGGCGTCCGTGCCCAGCGCCACGATCCCGCCACCGGCCAGCACCCGCCGGTAGACCCCGATCTCCCGCTCCAGCGTCGCCAGCTGGTCGGCGGTCGGCCGGGCCGCCGCCGTCTGCCGCACGAGCGCGAGATCCCACGGCGGCATCAAGCGGGTGACCCGGGGGTCCTTCGCCAGATCCGGGTCGTCGCCCAGCAGCGGAACGGACGTGAACATCGTGGCGACCAGATGGAAGTCGGTGGCGGTGTAGATCTCCGTCAGGTCCTGATAGGCCTGCCCGGCGGCGGTCGTGGCGTGCCCGAACTCCAGCCGCTGCGTGGCCTGGAGGTGCGTCGTCAGGTCCTGCCCGAGCTGGACGCCCGGCGAGCACAGATGACTGCCGGCCCGGACACCGAGCCGCTCGTGCGCGAACCGCGCCGCCTCCCGCATCACCCAACCCGGCGCCCGGACATACGTCTTGACGAAGTCCCAGTCCAGCGCGGCGGCGCGGGTCAGCGACCGGCGCAGGCCCTCCTCGGTGCGGTGCGCGCGCCCCATGCTGTACGCCACCCGGGCCCCGTCCAGCAGCTCGCCGGTGGCCAGCAGCCGCGGACCGGCGAGCTCGCCCGCGGCGACCGCCTCCCGGATCCGGGCCTGCTCGTAGGCGAAGCCACCGAAGGAGACCGCGGTGGTGATCCCGTAGGCCAGCTGCAGCGCCGTCTGCCGGCCGCCGTAGGTGTTCTGGTAGGGGTGCGTATGGGTGTCCCACAGGCCCGGGATCACCGTCCGCCGTGACGCGTCGACGGTGCGCAGCGCCGCCCGCCGCGCCCGGTGCGGCTCGACGGCGGCGATGCGCCCGCCCCGCACGACGATGTCGACGTCCTCGCGGACGGCCTTGCCCGTGCCGTCCCAGAACTTCCCGGCCCGCACGACGGTGTCGGCCGGAGTGGGACGGCGGTAGTCGAGCCGGACGGGAACGGTGCGCGCCGGGCCGTTCACCTTCCCGCCCGTGACGTCGAGCAGCCGCAGCCGGCCGGCCGAGAGGTAGAGCAGCCGGCGCGAGTCCGCGGACCACGAGGGGTGGTCGGCGGCCTCGTCGGTGATCCGGCGGGCCTGGCCGTCGGGGGTCCCGTCGGGACGTACGGGCAGCAGCCACAGCGCGGACTCCACGATCACCGCCATCAGAGCCCCGTCGGGCGACCAGACGGGGCCCGAGTCGTAGCGGTCGGCGATGGAGGTGTGCGGGGCGACGGGGTGCAGCCGGGCGGCGCCGGTGGTGGTGTCGACCACCCGGATCAGGTTGTAGCCCTCCCGGAATCGCTGGTTGAGGCGGTTGCGGTCGCAGAAGGCGACGTAGCGGCCGTCGGGCGACCAGCTGGGCCGCCCGGGCAGCCCGCCGCCGCCCATGGGGGCCGCCAGCACCCGCTCCGTACCGGCGGCGAGGTCGCGCACGAGGAGGTTGCCGGAGAGGTCGAGGCAGGCCAGCCGCTCGCCGTCCGGCGAGAGCGCCGGATACGCGCGCCCGCCGTCGGCCAGCACGGTCTCCTTGCCGGAGGCGAGGTCGTGGCGGCGCACGGCCGGCAGTCCGCCGCGGTCGTCGGTGTAGATCAGCGCCCGCCCGTCGTGGGTCCAGGTCGGGGCCAGCAGATAGCGCGTGGGGTCCGTCCGCACCACGCGGCGCGGCGCCCGGCCGCCGAGGACATCGGCGACCCAGAGGGAGTTGAGCGCGGCGAACACCACCTGCCGGGCGTCCGGCGACAGCGCCGGCAGATGCACCGCCCGCACCCGGCGCACGACGCCGCCCTCGAAGTCGTACCGCTTGCCGCGGTAGCGGGGACGGTCGACGGGCAGGGGAGCGGTGAAGGCGATGGTCTCGGCGGCGTCGGCCTCGAGTCCCGCCCCGGGCCGCGCGGGGCGGATGATCCGGAACTGACCGCTCACCGTCAGCAGCAGCTCGTCGCGCGAGACCCACCGCGGCGGAACCGGCTCCACGTCCCCGTCCACCGCCACCACGGCCCCGTCCACGACGAGCGTGCAGGAGGCGGTGGGCGCGGCCGTCGTCCGCAGATAGGCCAGCTTCCCGGCCGGTGACACGGCCGGCGTCATGACCTGCGCCGCGGCGCTCTCGACGTGCTCGGCCCGCACCGGCCCCTGCCCGTCGGACGGCACGGAGGCGACCGTCCGGGCCTCCAGCGCCGCCCCGGCGACCTTGGCGCGGACGAAGAACAGCCGGGTCCCGTCCGGCGACCAGACGGGGTCGAAGTCCTCCCAGGCCCCGTCCTGCGCGGGCCCTTCCTGGCCGGGCAGCCCGGTGACCCGGGTGAGCGCACCGGTACGCACGTCGATCACCCACACGCGGTACGGGCTGCCCGCCACCGGGTCCCCGCCGCGCTCGGAGGCGAAGGCGAGCCGGGTCCCGTCCGGCGACCACGACGGCCCGCGGTCGTCCCAGGGCCCCTCCGTGAGCTGCCGGAGCCCGGAGCCGTCGGTGCGGCAGATCCACAGGTGGAAGCCGCCGCCCCGGTAGGCGCAGACCGCGAGCTGCTTGCCGTCCGGGGAGTGCACCGGGCGGGTGGGCTCGAGGTCGGCCGGGGTGATGGCCACGGCCTCGCCCCCCGCTCGGGGAACGGACCACAGGACGTTCTGCACCTCGGCGACCAGCCGGTCACCGGCGGGGGACAGCGACGCCGAGCCGTTCGTGGCGGCGGTGAAGGAGAGCGTGACCGCGCGCGCGGCGGCCTCGCGGGACGTGAGGGCGGGCGCGGCGGCCACCGCGTCCACGGGCAGCGCGACGGCCGCGCCGGCCACGGCGGCGGTACCGGCCGTGGCCTGCAGGAATCTGCGCCGGGAGAGGGCGGAGGGGGTAGCGTCCGCCGGGCCGGTGGTGTCCAACTGTCCTCCTGGTGCGGGGGAGTTGCGCGGTGCGGGAGCTGAAAACGAGAGGCTTGATACTTGCACGGCGCACCGGTCCAAGGTCAACACCGCACGCGGCTCCGAGCCCCGTCGCGGGTGCGGGTGCGGGCGCCGGTGCCGGGGGCTACGGTCGTTGTCACGCCGCCGGATCGACGACGGAGGCCGCATGGTCACTGCCGAGGACGTACGCGCGATCGCGCTCTCCCTGCCGGAGACGGCGGAGAGGCTCGCCTGGGGGATGCCCACGTTCCGGGTGGGCGGTGCGGCGGGGAAGACCGGCAAGGCCGGGAAGACCGGCAAGACTGAGAAGACCGGGAAGATCTTCGCCGCGCTGGCGGACGACGACGCCTCGATGGGCGTGAAGTGTCCGCGTGAGGAGCGGGCGGAGCTGATCGCGACGGAGCCGGAGAAGTTCTTCGTCCGCCCCGGCCACGACGACCACTACGACTGGCTACGGGTCCGTCTCGCCGCGATCGAGGACACCGCGGAACTACGCGCGATCCTCCTCGACGCCTGGCGGCAGGCCGCGCCCCGCTCGGTCGCCGACGCGTACGGCGGGGCGGAGGAAGGGGGAGTGTGAGGTGCGGGACGGTCCGGCTGCGCGGCCTGCGCGGCCCTTCAGATGCCCCCGGCCTTGAAGACGTCCTGCTCGATGAGCAGCTTGTCGATCCGCGCCTTGTCCACCCGGTTGGTCACCTCCTCGACCTCCTGCCGGTCCCGCACGCACTTGGCCAGCGTGAACGCGGACGACACCACGAAGATCAGCCCCAGCGCGAGGAACGCCCGCTCCCACGCCCCGACGGGCAGCTTCGCGATCCCTACGGCGAGTGCGACCAGGGACAGCCCGAAGGAGAGCGCGGCCTGCACGAAGAAGGCGGTGGTCGTCGGCCGCTGTATCGATGGAGTGCTCATGTGCGTAGCGTGTCCGCGCCCTGACCCCGGGCGCATGAGTACGGCTACTCATCTCCGCCGGCCCGCCGGTCCCGATCATGTCCCGATCATGCCCGAGGGGAGCCCCGGACCGGCCTCCGCCCGAGGTCAGAGCCTCGCGAAAGCCGTGCGCGACCACCGGCGGAAGTGCGGTATTGTTCTCATGCGCGGTCGGCGAGGGCGAAAGCCCGGGCCGGTTGAGCACCGGGACGTGGCGCAGCTTGGTAGCGCACTTGACTGGGGGTCAAGGGGTCGCAGGTTCAAATCCTGTCGTCCCGACGGTGCAAAACACCCTCTGATGTGGGAGAAATCCCAGGTCAGGGGGTGTTTGGCGTTTCCTGACATGGCATCAACGGCTATCGCTGCCTTCTTGTCCGGAGCCTTGAGCTGATCGCCTTCCAGCCTTTCCCGCTATGAGGAGAAGGTGAAGTAGCGCAGCCAGACGTAGCCCATGGACAAGGCGATGGTCACGGCGGTGACGACGAGTCCGTATTTGGTGAACTGCCAGAAGGTGATGGGCCGGCGGTTGCGTTCGGCGATGCCGAGGACGACGACGTTGGCGCTGGCGCCGATGGCTGTGGCATTGCCGCCGAGGCCCGCGCCGATGGCCAGGGACCACCACAGGACGTGGTCGCTGCCTCCGCCGAAATCTTTGACGAGCTGTTCGGTGACGGGTGCCATGGTGGCCACGTAGGGGATGTTGTCGACGACCCCGGAGAGTGCGGCCGAGCCGCCCAGGAGCAGCATGGCGGCGCTCTGTTCGGCGCCGCCCATGGCGTCGGCGAGGGTCTTGGAGACTTCGCCGATGACGCCGGTGTCGATGAGGCCGCCGATCATGATGAACAGGCCGGCGAAAAAGGCGAGCGTGGGCCACTCGACTTCGGCCAGGACCTCACCCGTCTCCACGGTGGAGACGGCGATGAGCAGGCCGGCGCCGAGGAGGGCGACGACGCTGGGTTCGTAGTGCAGGACGGGATGGAGGACGAAGCCGGCGATGACCAGGGCGAGCACGATCAGGCCCTGGACAAGGAGGCGGGGGTTGCGGATGGCCTCCCTTTCCTCCAGCGTCATGATCTCCGTCGCCCGCTTCTCGTCGTACACGAACGTCCTGCGGAACATGAAGCGGCAGAGGGCTACCAGTACGACGATCAGCAGGGCTGACAGCGGGGCGAGGTGCAAGAGGAAGTCGTTGAAGGTCAGGCCGGCCCGGCTGGCGATGATGATGTTGGGCGGGTCGCCGACCAGTGTCGCTATCCCGCCGACGTTCGAGGCCAGCACTTCGGCGATCAGGAATGGCGCGGACGGCAGGGCGAGGCGTTCGCACACCAGCAGCGTCACCGGGACGACGAGGAGGACGGTGGTGACGTTGTCGAGGAGTGCGGAGGCGGCGGCGGTGATGACGATGAGCATGGCCATCACGCGGAAGGGTCTGGCCTTGGCCTTCTTGACGGACCAGATGGCCAGGTATTCGAACATGCCGGTCTTCTTCAGCACACCGACGATCATCATCATGCCCATGAGCAGGAAGATGACGTTCCAGTCGATGCCCCGGTCCTGGAGGTAGAAGGCCGAGACGTCGTTGGTCGCCCCGATCGCCAGCATCAGCGCGGCGCCGCCGAGAGCGGCGGCGACGCGGTGGACCTTCTCGCTGATGATCAGAGTGTAGGTGGCGGTGAAGATGACGATCGCTGCCCAGCTGTGCCAGTCGCTCATGTGTCTCCGATTTCTCCCAGGAGGCGCTCGAGGAGGTGGGATGCTGCGATGACGCCGAGCAGCCGCGGTACACCGCCCTGCTGCTGCCGGCCGGTCCCGGTGGTGCCGGCTCCGACGACGGCGACCAGGGGGCTGCGGACCTGTGCCATGAGCGCGGCGACTTCCAGTGCGGTGTCGTCGGGCGCGGCGACAGGCGGGCGCAGGGCTCTGCTGGAGAGGCAGTCGCGTACGCGCCGGCCGGCCAGTGCGCGGCACAGCTGGTCGGCGTGCTGTTCGTCGACGACCGCGGCCAGGGCCGGGTCCTCGATGACGTAGGCGGGGACGAGCGTCTTGATCATCTGGGAGGCGGGCAAGATCGCTGCGGGTGCCCCGTCCGTGTCCAGGACGAGCAGGGCAGGCAGCTTGTGCTCGGCCATCAGCCGCGCCGCCTCCAGTGCGTCGCTGTCGATGTCGACGGACGGGTAGTCCACGGCCAGGTCACGTGCGCGCATGGGCGGGGGCTCCTTCGTGTTCCGGTACGGCCTTTGACCCGGCGTCATCGGTGCCGGGGGCGCCGGTCAGGGCGTTGACGCGGAACTTGCGGGCCACGGGCACATCGGTGCCTCTTTACCCTGCGGATTGCCGGGCTGCAGGATCAACAGGCCGTAGACGACCGAGACAAACCCTTTCGACCCGAACCAGGCGGCCGCCATCCGCGCGCGCCTGAGACGGCACAGCCCGCTGGGTGTGGACCTCCCACATCCACATGCCACCCGGCGCGGCACGCGGCAGACCTCGCCCGGGCCTCCTGGGCCGACGGCGGCTCGGCCGGGATAACAATCACGTCACCTTGGCTGGTTTTATGCACTAAAAGGCCTGCCAGTGTGATGTGCGTCACTAAAGAATGTGTAAAGGGCGTGCTAAGAATGCGCAACTCCGCTTTCGGCACCACCCCTCGCCGGAACAGGAGTGCCGGTACTCACCGGCCTGCACGGTCCGGGAGATCACGGTTCGAGTCCGCGAACCATGATCCCTGGTTGCCGATCGGACAACGGCGTTCGCTCAAAGCCCGCATTCACACCCGCGCACCGCTCTGCGCCGGTTCTGCGCCATCGAGGTAAAGCCTGATGTCACTCGATTCCATCACCCGTTCCGTCGACGAAGCCGTCAGCGGATTCTTCGAGCCCATAGCCAAATGGCTCGGCGAAGTCATCTTCTACTCCGTCCCCGTGGGCGGCACCGACCTTCCGCTGATCGTCGCCTGGCTCGTCGTCGCCGGGCTGGTGTTCACCGGCTGGTTCGGCCTGGTGCAGATACGTAAATTCCGGCTCGCCGTGGACGTGGTGCGCGGCAAGTACGACGAAGAGGGGTCGGCCGGCGAGGTCAATCACTTCCAGGCGCTGACGGCGGCCGTCTCCGGCACCGTGGGCCTGGGCAACATCGCCGGTGTCGCCGTTGCCGTCTCCATCGGCGGACCGGGCGCGACGTTCTGGATGATCCTCTGCGGCGTGCTGGGCATGGCGACCAAGTTCGTCGAGGTCACCTTGGGCGTCAAGTACCGGGAGGTGCACGCCGACGGCACCGTCTCCGGCGGCCCGATGCACTACCTGCCCAAGGGTCTCGCCGAGCGCTTCGGCGCCCGCGGCAAGAAGCTCGGCAAGATCCTCGCCGTCCTGGCCTCCGCGATGATCCTTTTCTTCGGACTCTTCGGCGGCAACCTCTTCCAGGTCAACCAGTCCTATGCCCAGCTGGTCTCCGTCACCGGCGGGGAGAGCGGCATCATGGGCTCCTCCGCCGGCGCCCTGTTCTTCGGCATCCTCGTCGCCGCGCTCGTCGGCATCGTGCTCCTCGGCGGCATCCGCTCCATCGCCTC
The window above is part of the Streptomyces syringium genome. Proteins encoded here:
- a CDS encoding MmcQ/YjbR family DNA-binding protein; the protein is MVTAEDVRAIALSLPETAERLAWGMPTFRVGGAAGKTGKAGKTGKTEKTGKIFAALADDDASMGVKCPREERAELIATEPEKFFVRPGHDDHYDWLRVRLAAIEDTAELRAILLDAWRQAAPRSVADAYGGAEEGGV
- a CDS encoding YiaA/YiaB family inner membrane protein — protein: MSTPSIQRPTTTAFFVQAALSFGLSLVALAVGIAKLPVGAWERAFLALGLIFVVSSAFTLAKCVRDRQEVEEVTNRVDKARIDKLLIEQDVFKAGGI
- a CDS encoding SLC13 family permease — protein: MSDWHSWAAIVIFTATYTLIISEKVHRVAAALGGAALMLAIGATNDVSAFYLQDRGIDWNVIFLLMGMMMIVGVLKKTGMFEYLAIWSVKKAKARPFRVMAMLIVITAAASALLDNVTTVLLVVPVTLLVCERLALPSAPFLIAEVLASNVGGIATLVGDPPNIIIASRAGLTFNDFLLHLAPLSALLIVVLVALCRFMFRRTFVYDEKRATEIMTLEEREAIRNPRLLVQGLIVLALVIAGFVLHPVLHYEPSVVALLGAGLLIAVSTVETGEVLAEVEWPTLAFFAGLFIMIGGLIDTGVIGEVSKTLADAMGGAEQSAAMLLLGGSAALSGVVDNIPYVATMAPVTEQLVKDFGGGSDHVLWWSLAIGAGLGGNATAIGASANVVVLGIAERNRRPITFWQFTKYGLVVTAVTIALSMGYVWLRYFTFSS
- a CDS encoding CBS domain-containing protein; the encoded protein is MRARDLAVDYPSVDIDSDALEAARLMAEHKLPALLVLDTDGAPAAILPASQMIKTLVPAYVIEDPALAAVVDEQHADQLCRALAGRRVRDCLSSRALRPPVAAPDDTALEVAALMAQVRSPLVAVVGAGTTGTGRQQQGGVPRLLGVIAASHLLERLLGEIGDT